Proteins encoded by one window of Chryseobacterium sp. POL2:
- a CDS encoding MmcQ/YjbR family DNA-binding protein, with amino-acid sequence MNIEELRAFCLSLKGAEESLPFDDKTLVFSVKGKMFCATDITTFKLVNVKCDPEKAVELREQFEEVNPGYYMNKKHWNSISTNGKITTEQFKKWIIDSYNLIVAGLPKKVQKELNEE; translated from the coding sequence ATGAACATCGAAGAATTAAGAGCATTCTGTTTGTCGTTGAAAGGTGCGGAAGAATCCTTGCCTTTTGACGACAAAACACTTGTGTTTTCCGTGAAAGGGAAAATGTTTTGTGCAACCGACATCACAACTTTTAAACTTGTAAACGTAAAATGTGACCCAGAAAAAGCGGTTGAATTACGAGAACAATTTGAGGAAGTAAATCCCGGTTATTATATGAACAAAAAACATTGGAACAGCATAAGCACAAACGGAAAAATCACAACAGAACAGTTTAAAAAGTGGATTATCGATTCTTATAATTTAATTGTTGCTGGATTACCAAAAAAAGTCCAAAAAGAGTTGAACGAAGAATAA
- a CDS encoding helix-turn-helix domain-containing protein, producing MKYREIAPKGFLTNFIQSFWEYETFETDFEHTIIPDGYFDLIAQFENNKLTLVKLTGVWTNPINVNIPKSTKIFAVRFKLLATEYLFQQEIKSILNTTKNLPQTFWNLNIYTTDEFEKFVFDIFNRLENSIKHLKEIDNRKLKLFELIYSKQNLSVEQLSENVFWSSRQINRYFNQQFGFSLKSFLNIVRCNSSYKDISKGNLFPSENYFDQAHFIKEIKRYTGTTPSKLFKNENVRFLQLATKE from the coding sequence ATGAAATACAGAGAAATAGCACCGAAGGGATTTTTGACGAACTTCATTCAAAGTTTTTGGGAATATGAAACTTTTGAAACTGATTTTGAGCATACCATTATTCCAGACGGATATTTTGACTTGATTGCCCAATTTGAAAACAACAAATTGACCCTTGTAAAACTCACAGGGGTTTGGACTAATCCTATTAACGTAAATATTCCAAAATCAACAAAAATATTTGCTGTTCGTTTCAAGCTTTTGGCAACTGAATATTTATTTCAGCAGGAAATAAAATCTATTCTGAACACAACCAAAAATTTACCACAAACATTTTGGAATCTAAACATCTATACAACTGATGAATTTGAAAAATTTGTTTTTGATATTTTTAATCGGTTAGAAAATTCAATCAAACATTTAAAAGAAATCGACAACAGAAAACTCAAACTTTTTGAACTGATTTACAGCAAACAAAACTTATCCGTTGAGCAGCTTTCGGAGAATGTATTTTGGAGCAGTCGCCAAATAAACCGTTATTTCAACCAACAATTTGGATTTTCTTTGAAGTCGTTTTTAAATATTGTTCGTTGCAATTCTTCCTACAAGGATATTTCTAAAGGCAATCTTTTCCCAAGCGAAAATTATTTTGACCAAGCACATTTCATCAAAGAAATCAAAAGATATACAGGAACAACGCCAAGCAAATTATTCAAAAACGAAAACGTCCGATTTTTACAATTAGCAACCAAAGAGTAA
- a CDS encoding VOC family protein encodes MKITKLTPNFEVTDVKKSVAYYTENFGFKLIMTVPATQDAIEQGFAENKEYVYAMMQKDNVEIFFQRTDTFKEDVVFAQGLPIGASVSFYMDIEGIKEFRQEMKSKNLKVTELKTTWYGMQEFYLKDLNGYILGFAEKAE; translated from the coding sequence ATGAAGATTACGAAACTCACCCCAAATTTTGAAGTAACAGATGTGAAAAAATCAGTCGCTTATTATACAGAAAACTTCGGTTTTAAATTGATAATGACTGTTCCAGCGACACAAGACGCAATAGAACAAGGCTTTGCTGAAAATAAAGAGTATGTCTATGCAATGATGCAAAAAGACAATGTGGAGATTTTTTTTCAACGCACCGACACATTCAAGGAAGATGTTGTTTTTGCACAAGGTTTGCCAATCGGAGCATCCGTTTCATTTTATATGGACATTGAAGGAATTAAGGAATTTCGTCAAGAAATGAAATCGAAAAATCTGAAAGTAACCGAGCTGAAAACAACTTGGTACGGAATGCAGGAATTTTATTTAAAAGACCTTAATGGATATATTCTTGGATTTGCCGAAAAAGCCGAATAA